One window of the Labilibaculum sp. genome contains the following:
- a CDS encoding flavodoxin, with product MSKIGLFYGPEGGNVERVAKLLAEKIGSDRIVVHKVKDCEAKDVAQYSNIIMGISTLGKHNWSSDNSGNDWDIFFPKLNGLDLKGKKVALFGLGDHIAYADFFVDSMGDLADSIILTGAEIVGQVSDEGYEFGDSRAFREDKFVGLPLDEDFEDDLTEERVENWVKLILPEFK from the coding sequence ATGAGTAAAATTGGATTGTTTTATGGCCCGGAAGGTGGAAATGTAGAAAGAGTAGCTAAACTGCTTGCTGAAAAAATAGGTTCTGATAGAATTGTTGTTCATAAGGTTAAGGATTGTGAGGCTAAAGATGTAGCTCAGTATTCCAATATTATTATGGGGATTTCGACTCTTGGTAAACACAATTGGTCTTCGGATAATTCAGGAAACGATTGGGATATTTTCTTTCCTAAATTGAATGGATTAGATTTAAAGGGGAAAAAAGTGGCTCTTTTTGGTTTGGGTGATCATATTGCTTATGCAGATTTTTTCGTTGATTCAATGGGCGATTTGGCTGACAGTATCATATTAACCGGAGCCGAAATTGTAGGACAGGTAAGCGATGAAGGATATGAATTTGGTGATTCTAGAGCTTTTAGAGAGGACAAATTTGTTGGTTTACCTTTGGATGAAGATTTTGAAGATGATTTAACCGAAGAAAGAGTAGAGAATTGGGTGAAATTAATTCTTCCTGAATTTAAATAA
- a CDS encoding acetate--CoA ligase family protein: MINEQLLNPKSIVVVGGSDDVQKPGGKVLKNLIDGNFKGDLYVSNPKMDEVQGVASYKDLKDLPQADLAIIAIAAKFCPSTIKFLAEEKNTRAFIILSAGFSEENEEGEKLEKEIVEIVNSVGGSLIGPNCVGVLNSNYNGVFTTPIPSLDSKGCDFISGSGATAVFIMESGVPKGLSFSSVYSVGNSAQMGVEEILKYMDESFNPETSSKVKLLYIENIDKPAMLLKHASSLIRKGCKIAAIKSGSSEAGSRAASSHTGALASPDVAVDALFKKAGIVRCKGRDELATVASIFMHPELRGKNIAVITHAGGPAVMLTDSLSNNGLDVPHIDGAKAEALLEKLYAGSSVANPIDFLATGTAQQLGDIIDACENDFDNVDAMAVIFGSPGLFPVYDVYDLLHEKMKQCKKPIYPILPSIVNVKDEIEHFLAKGRINFPDEVVFGDALAKVYNTPKPQAEEIVIPEIDKLAIRTIIDEAENGYLSPEQLHNLLDAAGINRAKEGVADTEDEIAAMAKEIGFPLVMKVVGPVHKSDVGGVTLNVKDEETVRSEFRRMMQIKDTYAVMLAQMLKGTEVFIGAKREEKFGHMVLCGLGGIFIEVLKDVKASLAPIAKQEAHDMIQGLKSYGIIKGVRGQEPVNEDKFADAITRVAALMKVAPEIFEMDLNPLLGNKEAVVAVDARIRIEK; encoded by the coding sequence ATGATAAACGAACAGTTACTTAACCCTAAAAGTATTGTAGTTGTTGGAGGTTCCGATGATGTACAAAAACCAGGAGGTAAGGTCTTAAAAAATTTAATTGATGGTAATTTTAAAGGTGATCTTTATGTTTCAAATCCTAAAATGGACGAGGTTCAGGGAGTTGCGTCATACAAAGATTTGAAAGATTTGCCACAGGCAGATTTAGCAATTATAGCTATTGCTGCTAAATTTTGTCCTTCAACCATTAAATTTCTTGCTGAAGAAAAAAATACGAGAGCTTTTATTATTCTTTCAGCCGGATTTAGTGAAGAAAATGAAGAAGGCGAGAAATTGGAAAAGGAAATCGTAGAGATTGTTAATTCGGTAGGTGGTTCGTTAATAGGCCCAAATTGTGTTGGTGTATTAAATTCTAATTATAACGGTGTTTTTACAACGCCTATTCCAAGTTTAGATTCCAAAGGATGTGACTTTATATCAGGTTCTGGCGCAACCGCAGTTTTCATTATGGAATCTGGTGTTCCAAAAGGATTGTCTTTCTCAAGTGTATATTCTGTAGGAAACTCCGCACAAATGGGTGTTGAAGAGATTCTTAAATACATGGACGAGAGTTTTAATCCTGAAACCAGCAGTAAGGTTAAATTATTATATATCGAGAACATCGATAAGCCTGCCATGCTTTTAAAGCATGCTTCTTCTTTAATCCGTAAAGGTTGTAAAATTGCAGCAATTAAATCGGGTAGTTCGGAGGCAGGAAGTCGGGCAGCTTCTTCGCATACCGGTGCCCTGGCCAGTCCGGATGTTGCGGTTGATGCCTTGTTTAAAAAAGCAGGTATTGTTCGTTGCAAGGGGAGAGATGAGTTGGCAACGGTTGCCTCAATTTTTATGCACCCTGAGTTAAGAGGGAAAAATATTGCTGTGATAACTCATGCAGGAGGACCGGCAGTGATGTTAACAGACTCACTTTCGAACAATGGATTGGATGTTCCTCATATCGATGGGGCAAAAGCTGAAGCTTTGCTTGAAAAACTATATGCTGGATCATCGGTGGCTAATCCTATTGATTTTCTGGCAACAGGAACCGCTCAGCAATTAGGAGATATTATTGATGCTTGTGAAAACGACTTTGATAATGTTGATGCAATGGCCGTAATATTTGGCAGCCCTGGGTTATTTCCAGTGTATGATGTTTACGATCTTTTGCACGAGAAAATGAAGCAGTGTAAAAAGCCAATCTATCCAATTCTACCTTCGATAGTTAATGTTAAAGATGAAATTGAGCATTTTCTTGCTAAAGGACGAATTAATTTTCCTGATGAAGTAGTATTTGGTGACGCATTGGCTAAGGTTTATAATACGCCAAAACCTCAGGCAGAAGAAATTGTAATACCGGAAATTGATAAGCTTGCTATTCGTACGATTATTGATGAAGCTGAAAATGGTTATTTGAGTCCCGAACAGTTGCATAATTTATTGGATGCTGCAGGAATTAACAGAGCCAAAGAAGGTGTTGCCGATACTGAAGATGAAATTGCAGCTATGGCAAAAGAAATTGGTTTCCCTTTAGTGATGAAGGTTGTTGGCCCCGTTCATAAATCGGATGTTGGCGGTGTAACCTTGAATGTGAAAGACGAAGAAACTGTTCGTTCGGAATTCAGAAGAATGATGCAGATTAAAGATACTTATGCCGTTATGCTGGCACAGATGCTAAAGGGTACCGAAGTGTTTATCGGTGCAAAACGTGAAGAAAAATTCGGACACATGGTGTTGTGTGGTTTAGGAGGTATCTTTATCGAAGTTTTAAAAGATGTGAAAGCTTCATTGGCACCAATTGCTAAACAAGAAGCTCATGATATGATTCAAGGATTAAAATCTTATGGAATCATTAAAGGAGTAAGAGGACAGGAACCCGTTAATGAAGATAAATTTGCTGATGCAATTACTAGGGTAGCAGCTTTAATGAAAGTTGCTCCTGAAATTTTCGAAATGGATTTAAACCCTCTTTTAGGAAATAAAGAGGCCGTAGTTGCGGTTGATGCACGTATTCGAATTGAAAAATAA
- a CDS encoding 3-methyl-2-oxobutanoate dehydrogenase subunit VorB: MGDVRLMKGNEVIAEAAIRCGCDGYFGYPITPQSEIMETLMIRRPLEETGMVVLQAESEVAAINMVYGGASCGKKVMTSSSSPGISLKAEGITYLAGAELPALIVNIVRGGPGLGTIQPAQSDYFQAVKGGGHGDYKLIVLAPASVQEMNDFVDLSFKLAFKYLNPAMILSDGVIGQMMEKVELSDFKPRWTAEEIKEISGSWATVGKPADRERNISTSLDLDSAKQEIFNHKLQAKYRAMEENEVRFEKIACDDAEYLFVAYGSSARICQKAVEQAREKGIKVGLLRPITLFPYPTKAIQEMLKDVKGILSVEMSAGQMVEDVRLAVNGKVPVEHFGRYGGIIPTPEEVVEALEQKILGK; the protein is encoded by the coding sequence ATGGGAGACGTTCGTTTAATGAAAGGAAATGAGGTTATTGCTGAAGCCGCGATTCGCTGTGGATGTGATGGGTATTTTGGTTACCCGATTACTCCTCAATCCGAAATAATGGAAACCCTAATGATCCGCAGACCCCTGGAGGAAACAGGGATGGTGGTTCTACAAGCCGAAAGTGAAGTTGCAGCCATCAATATGGTTTATGGTGGAGCTTCATGCGGAAAAAAAGTAATGACTTCTTCATCAAGTCCGGGTATTAGTTTAAAAGCAGAAGGAATTACCTATTTGGCAGGTGCCGAATTGCCTGCTTTGATTGTTAATATCGTTCGGGGCGGACCAGGTTTAGGTACTATTCAGCCGGCTCAGTCAGATTATTTTCAGGCCGTAAAAGGTGGAGGTCATGGTGATTATAAATTAATTGTATTGGCTCCCGCATCTGTGCAGGAAATGAACGATTTTGTAGATCTTTCGTTTAAATTGGCCTTTAAATATTTAAATCCGGCAATGATTTTATCTGATGGTGTTATTGGTCAGATGATGGAAAAAGTTGAATTGTCAGATTTCAAACCACGATGGACTGCTGAGGAAATAAAAGAAATTTCAGGATCATGGGCTACTGTTGGTAAACCTGCCGATCGCGAACGTAATATCTCTACTTCTCTTGACTTGGATTCTGCTAAACAGGAAATATTCAATCATAAATTGCAGGCGAAATATCGCGCAATGGAAGAAAATGAAGTGAGATTCGAAAAGATTGCATGTGATGATGCAGAATATCTTTTTGTTGCTTATGGATCTAGTGCCCGTATCTGCCAAAAAGCAGTAGAGCAAGCTCGTGAAAAAGGAATTAAGGTTGGATTGTTACGTCCGATTACCCTCTTCCCGTATCCTACCAAAGCGATTCAGGAAATGTTGAAGGATGTGAAAGGAATTTTATCCGTTGAGATGAGCGCAGGCCAAATGGTTGAGGATGTTCGTCTTGCCGTTAATGGTAAAGTGCCTGTTGAGCATTTTGGACGTTATGGTGGAATCATTCCTACACCAGAGGAAGTAGTTGAAGCATTGGAACAAAAAATTTTAGGAAAATAA
- a CDS encoding 2-oxoacid:acceptor oxidoreductase family protein, which produces MTEEIIIAGFGGQGVLSMGKILAYSGIMQNQEVSWMPSYGPEMRGGTANVTVILSDDRISSPVLKKFDTAIILNQQSMDKFVDEVKPGGTLLYDPNGITHHPERKDINIYRIPGAALAAEMGNPQTFNMIIMGGFLKVKPIVLLENVKKGLEKSLPERHHKLIPLNIEAIQKGSDSVETVHTI; this is translated from the coding sequence ATGACAGAAGAAATAATAATTGCAGGATTTGGTGGTCAAGGTGTACTTTCAATGGGTAAAATTCTCGCTTATTCAGGAATCATGCAAAATCAGGAGGTGTCTTGGATGCCTTCTTACGGACCGGAAATGCGTGGCGGAACTGCTAATGTAACTGTAATCTTAAGCGACGATAGAATTAGTTCACCTGTTTTGAAAAAGTTTGATACCGCAATCATTCTTAATCAGCAATCAATGGATAAGTTTGTGGATGAGGTTAAACCAGGAGGAACTTTATTATATGATCCAAATGGTATTACGCATCATCCGGAAAGAAAAGATATTAATATTTATAGAATTCCCGGAGCTGCTCTTGCTGCAGAAATGGGCAATCCTCAAACTTTTAACATGATTATTATGGGAGGCTTCCTAAAAGTAAAACCAATTGTATTATTGGAAAATGTTAAAAAAGGTTTGGAGAAGTCTTTGCCGGAGCGTCATCATAAATTAATACCTTTAAATATTGAAGCGATTCAAAAGGGTAGCGATTCTGTTGAGACAGTTCATACAATATAA
- a CDS encoding pyridoxal phosphate-dependent aminotransferase yields the protein MMKTPINSQIVDQKLALCEIHKMEDATIRDVVRVVNMIEEESGEKFIRMEMGVPGLKPAKVGIEAEKQALEDGVASAYPMLEGVRALKEEASKFVKNFMNVDIAPEGIVPTVGSMQGGYAAFMTIGNCDAKKDTILFIDPGFPVQKTQLEVMNQKYESFDVFNYRGDKLKAKLEEFLVKGNIAGIIYSNPNNPAWICFNEDELQIIGELANKYDTIVMEDLAYFAMDFRTDLSQPGVAPYQPSVANYTDNYVLMISSSKAFSYAGQRIGLLCISNKLFHTRFENLKPRFGADEFGYTLIYRIIYTLSSGTSHSAQYALRAMLKAANEGKFNFIEEVKEYGERAKIMKKLFLENGFELVYEGDIDLPLADGFYFTVTYPGLSGPDLNKKLLYYGISAICLNETGSLKEGLRACVSQVSRKQFKVLESRLKEFHKHHQILA from the coding sequence ATGATGAAAACCCCAATAAACTCTCAAATTGTTGATCAAAAACTTGCTTTGTGTGAGATTCATAAAATGGAGGATGCCACAATTCGTGATGTGGTTCGTGTTGTTAATATGATTGAAGAAGAAAGTGGCGAGAAGTTCATACGTATGGAGATGGGGGTTCCGGGGCTAAAACCGGCAAAAGTTGGAATCGAAGCAGAGAAACAAGCTTTGGAAGATGGCGTTGCTTCTGCTTACCCTATGTTGGAAGGAGTAAGAGCTTTAAAAGAGGAAGCATCAAAATTTGTGAAGAATTTCATGAATGTTGATATTGCACCTGAAGGTATTGTTCCGACAGTAGGTTCAATGCAAGGTGGTTATGCTGCATTTATGACCATAGGTAATTGTGATGCTAAAAAAGACACCATATTATTTATTGATCCAGGATTTCCGGTTCAAAAAACTCAGTTAGAGGTAATGAATCAGAAATATGAATCTTTCGATGTATTCAATTATCGGGGAGATAAGTTGAAAGCAAAACTGGAAGAGTTTTTGGTAAAAGGAAATATCGCGGGTATTATCTATTCGAACCCAAACAATCCGGCATGGATTTGTTTTAATGAGGATGAGTTGCAAATAATAGGAGAGTTGGCGAACAAGTATGACACAATTGTTATGGAAGATTTGGCCTACTTTGCTATGGATTTCCGAACCGACCTTAGTCAGCCCGGCGTTGCTCCTTATCAGCCAAGTGTTGCTAATTATACCGACAATTATGTGTTGATGATTTCCAGTTCAAAAGCATTTAGTTATGCCGGTCAGCGTATTGGATTGCTGTGCATTTCAAATAAATTATTTCACACGCGTTTCGAAAATTTAAAACCACGCTTTGGGGCTGATGAATTTGGTTATACTCTTATTTATAGAATTATCTATACTTTATCATCAGGAACTTCTCATTCTGCACAATATGCTTTACGAGCAATGTTAAAAGCAGCTAACGAAGGCAAATTCAATTTTATTGAAGAGGTTAAGGAGTATGGAGAGAGAGCCAAAATCATGAAAAAGTTATTTTTAGAAAATGGCTTTGAGTTGGTGTATGAGGGGGATATTGATTTGCCTTTGGCTGATGGATTTTATTTTACCGTTACTTACCCGGGTTTATCCGGGCCTGATTTAAATAAAAAACTATTGTATTATGGTATTTCAGCAATTTGTTTGAATGAAACAGGTAGTTTAAAAGAAGGACTTAGGGCTTGTGTTTCGCAAGTTTCCCGAAAACAGTTTAAGGTATTGGAGTCTCGGTTAAAAGAGTTTCATAAACACCATCAGATATTGGCTTAA
- a CDS encoding YicC/YloC family endoribonuclease — protein sequence MLISMTGFGKAILELENKKVSIEIKSLNSKQLDINTRIPNLYKEKDLVIRNEIKNKLERGKVELSIFIESVGTDKETKINKPIVEAYYKQLNELAQDLGIAIDKEPILQTIVKLPDALKVEYQELDEEEWNLIFEGFKTALAGIMDFRNQEGNALQEDIFARIANIENLLTQVPQYENDRIETVRTRINDNLKDFVEKQNVDKNRFEQEIIYYLEKLDITEEKVRLANHCKYFIETSNAGNSEGKKLGFIAQEIGREINTLGSKANDSNIQKIVIDMKDELEKIKEQLLNVL from the coding sequence ATGTTAATATCGATGACAGGCTTTGGTAAAGCCATTCTTGAACTGGAAAACAAAAAGGTTTCAATCGAAATCAAATCCCTAAACAGTAAACAACTAGATATCAATACCCGAATACCAAACCTTTACAAAGAAAAGGATTTGGTGATAAGGAATGAGATTAAAAATAAGCTGGAACGAGGAAAAGTAGAACTTTCCATTTTCATTGAAAGTGTTGGTACTGACAAAGAAACAAAAATCAACAAACCTATTGTTGAAGCGTACTACAAGCAATTAAATGAGCTGGCTCAGGATCTTGGAATCGCAATAGACAAAGAGCCTATTTTGCAAACCATAGTGAAGTTGCCGGATGCTCTTAAAGTAGAATATCAAGAGCTTGACGAAGAAGAATGGAACCTGATTTTTGAAGGATTTAAAACTGCCCTTGCAGGAATTATGGATTTCCGTAATCAAGAAGGGAATGCACTTCAGGAAGATATTTTTGCCAGAATAGCAAATATCGAGAATCTTTTGACTCAAGTTCCTCAATATGAAAATGACCGAATTGAAACGGTTCGTACCCGAATTAATGATAATCTTAAAGATTTTGTTGAAAAACAAAATGTAGATAAAAACCGTTTCGAACAGGAAATCATTTACTATCTTGAAAAATTAGATATTACAGAAGAAAAAGTTCGTTTGGCTAACCATTGCAAATATTTCATAGAAACATCGAATGCAGGCAACTCTGAGGGCAAAAAACTAGGTTTTATTGCTCAGGAAATTGGACGTGAGATCAACACACTGGGTTCAAAAGCCAATGATTCCAACATCCAAAAAATTGTAATTGACATGAAAGATGAATTGGAAAAAATAAAGGAACAACTTTTAAACGTCTTGTAA
- a CDS encoding thiamine pyrophosphate-dependent enzyme yields MTATTEINKIISKENLVYGKTSVLLDNEMHYCPGCTHGVIHKVIAEVIDEMGIQDKTIGVSPVGCSVLAYNYIDIDWQQAAHGRAPALATATSRLMPEKYVFTYQGDGDLASIGCAEIIHACNRGENIVVFFVNNAIYGMTGGQMAPTTLEGQVTATTPYGRDCKVTGFPMKITEMIAMLPGTRFVTRQSAETPGAVRKLKKAAMKAFENTRENKGLSFIEIVGTCSSGWKLSPAKSNEWMKENMFPYYPLGTLKDE; encoded by the coding sequence ATGACAGCAACGACTGAAATCAACAAAATAATTAGCAAAGAGAATCTGGTTTATGGTAAAACCAGTGTTCTTTTGGATAATGAAATGCACTACTGTCCTGGATGTACTCACGGAGTAATTCATAAAGTAATTGCAGAGGTTATTGACGAGATGGGGATTCAGGATAAAACAATTGGTGTTTCGCCTGTTGGATGTTCTGTTTTAGCCTACAACTATATTGATATCGATTGGCAGCAAGCCGCTCATGGCCGTGCTCCTGCATTGGCAACAGCAACTTCCCGTTTGATGCCGGAGAAATATGTTTTCACTTATCAGGGTGACGGTGATCTAGCTTCCATTGGTTGTGCTGAGATTATTCACGCGTGTAACAGAGGTGAAAATATCGTGGTGTTTTTCGTAAATAATGCGATTTATGGTATGACTGGTGGTCAAATGGCTCCAACTACATTGGAAGGTCAGGTTACTGCAACGACTCCTTACGGACGTGATTGTAAGGTAACAGGATTTCCAATGAAAATTACTGAAATGATTGCCATGTTACCAGGTACACGCTTTGTAACCCGTCAATCAGCAGAAACTCCTGGAGCGGTAAGAAAGTTGAAGAAAGCTGCTATGAAGGCTTTTGAAAATACAAGAGAAAATAAAGGATTATCTTTCATCGAGATTGTAGGTACTTGTAGTTCCGGATGGAAACTTTCTCCTGCTAAATCTAACGAGTGGATGAAAGAAAACATGTTTCCTTACTATCCATTGGGTACATTAAAGGATGAGTAA
- the nadD gene encoding nicotinate (nicotinamide) nucleotide adenylyltransferase, with translation MKIGLFFGSFNPIHIGHLAIANYMAEYTDMEQIWFVVSPHNPFKSKNSLLADYHRLELVNRAIERYPNLKASNIEFGMPQPSFTIDTLTYLQEKNPSHQFCLIIGSDNLKNFPKWKNHELILKNHDIFIYPRPNFNSEDITLNGNIHTVNAPLIEISSSFIREAIKEKKNIPYFMPEKAYNYLKEMHFYEKL, from the coding sequence ATGAAAATAGGATTGTTTTTCGGATCATTTAATCCAATACATATTGGACATCTTGCTATTGCTAACTACATGGCAGAATACACCGATATGGAACAAATTTGGTTTGTGGTTAGTCCTCACAATCCTTTCAAGAGTAAAAACAGTCTTTTAGCCGACTACCATCGTCTTGAATTGGTAAATAGAGCCATTGAACGGTATCCCAATTTAAAGGCTTCAAATATTGAATTTGGAATGCCTCAGCCTTCTTTTACCATCGACACTCTAACCTATTTACAAGAAAAGAATCCATCTCATCAATTTTGCCTGATTATCGGATCGGATAATTTAAAAAACTTCCCAAAATGGAAGAATCATGAATTAATTCTAAAGAATCATGATATATTTATCTATCCTCGTCCTAATTTCAATAGTGAAGATATTACCTTAAACGGCAATATTCACACTGTAAATGCTCCCTTAATAGAAATCTCTTCAAGTTTTATCCGTGAAGCTATAAAAGAGAAAAAAAACATTCCTTATTTCATGCCCGAAAAGGCTTACAATTACCTGAAAGAGATGCACTTTTACGAAAAGCTATAA
- the hydE gene encoding [FeFe] hydrogenase H-cluster radical SAM maturase HydE: MTKSIEQILQQDQFTKDDIIRLLQSKNEDEKALFVKSSETKLKYVGRNVHFRGLVEFSNICKKDCLYCGIRASNSAVNRYDIADEEILKAAKFAYENKYGSLVLQSGERSDQKFIDRIENLLKEIKKVSNNELGITISIGEQTKETYQKWFDAGAHRYLLRIESSNKELYNKIHPNNEEHSHETRLKCLKYLQEIGYQTGTGVMIGIPFQTYDDLANDLLFMQKFDIDMVGMGPFIEHDQTPMYQYKDQLMSLNDRFRLTLKMIAVLRIMMKDINIASATALQAIDPLGREKALRIGANIIMPNITPTTERANYLLYQNKPCIDEGADDCTNCMEARINMADGVIGYGEWGDSQHFRKRQNK; the protein is encoded by the coding sequence ATGACGAAAAGTATTGAGCAGATCTTGCAGCAGGATCAATTCACAAAAGACGATATTATTCGATTATTACAGTCGAAAAATGAAGATGAAAAAGCATTATTTGTGAAATCATCAGAAACAAAACTAAAATATGTTGGAAGAAATGTGCACTTCCGTGGATTGGTTGAATTCTCAAATATCTGTAAAAAAGATTGCCTTTATTGTGGAATCCGCGCAAGCAACAGTGCAGTAAACAGGTATGATATAGCAGATGAAGAAATCCTAAAAGCAGCAAAATTTGCTTACGAAAATAAGTATGGTTCTTTAGTCTTACAATCGGGTGAAAGATCGGATCAAAAATTTATTGATCGGATTGAGAACTTATTAAAAGAGATTAAAAAAGTTAGTAATAATGAACTCGGTATTACCATCTCGATAGGAGAACAAACAAAAGAAACCTATCAAAAATGGTTTGATGCTGGTGCTCACCGTTATTTATTGCGCATTGAATCGAGCAATAAAGAGCTCTACAATAAAATCCACCCTAACAACGAAGAACATTCGCACGAAACAAGGTTGAAATGTCTAAAATATCTTCAGGAAATTGGCTATCAAACCGGAACCGGAGTGATGATTGGAATTCCTTTTCAGACTTACGATGATTTAGCCAACGATCTGCTTTTTATGCAAAAGTTTGATATCGACATGGTTGGCATGGGACCATTTATTGAACACGATCAAACCCCAATGTATCAGTACAAAGATCAATTAATGAGCCTGAATGATAGATTCAGACTTACACTAAAAATGATTGCTGTACTTAGAATCATGATGAAGGATATTAATATAGCTTCGGCCACTGCCCTGCAGGCTATTGATCCGCTGGGAAGAGAAAAAGCACTGCGAATTGGAGCCAATATTATTATGCCCAATATTACACCAACCACCGAAAGAGCAAACTATTTACTTTATCAAAACAAGCCTTGCATTGATGAAGGTGCGGATGATTGCACCAACTGCATGGAAGCCAGAATTAATATGGCAGATGGAGTTATAGGCTACGGAGAATGGGGAGATTCACAACATTTTCGAAAGCGACAAAACAAATAA
- a CDS encoding ferredoxin family protein yields the protein MAKFKGAIVVDTEKCKGCGLCVVACPTKVIELARDVNGKGYHYAHMANADACIGCSSCGLVCPDTVITVYRVKAS from the coding sequence ATGGCAAAATTCAAAGGCGCTATTGTTGTTGATACCGAAAAATGTAAAGGTTGTGGCTTATGTGTTGTAGCCTGCCCTACAAAGGTTATTGAACTTGCGCGCGACGTGAATGGCAAAGGTTATCATTATGCACATATGGCCAATGCTGATGCATGTATTGGTTGTTCAAGTTGTGGTTTGGTTTGTCCGGACACTGTAATTACTGTTTACAGAGTAAAAGCAAGCTAG
- the gmk gene encoding guanylate kinase, whose amino-acid sequence MSGKLFIFSAPSGSGKTTIVQHLLKQNFKLEFSISATSRAKRANETDGKDYHFLSVEEFKTRIENDEFLEWEEVYEGCFYGTLKSEVDKIRKKGKNVIFDVDVVGGTNIKKFYKHEALAIFIQPPSITELENRLRNRNTDSDEVIAKRVEKFKFELAFSDQFDKVIVNDKLEDAFAEAEAAIHDFLSK is encoded by the coding sequence ATGTCTGGTAAATTATTCATATTTTCCGCTCCAAGTGGATCTGGAAAAACAACAATAGTTCAACATCTGTTAAAACAGAATTTCAAATTAGAATTCTCAATATCGGCCACCAGCAGAGCCAAAAGAGCCAATGAAACAGACGGTAAAGACTATCACTTTTTATCTGTTGAAGAATTCAAAACAAGAATCGAAAATGATGAATTTCTTGAATGGGAAGAAGTTTATGAAGGTTGCTTTTACGGAACTCTTAAAAGTGAGGTTGACAAGATTAGAAAAAAAGGTAAAAACGTAATATTTGATGTTGATGTTGTGGGTGGAACAAATATCAAGAAATTTTACAAACATGAAGCATTAGCTATTTTTATTCAACCTCCGTCAATTACTGAATTGGAGAACAGATTGCGTAACAGAAATACTGATTCGGATGAAGTAATTGCCAAACGAGTTGAAAAGTTTAAATTTGAATTAGCTTTCTCCGATCAATTTGATAAAGTAATTGTTAACGATAAGCTGGAAGATGCTTTCGCTGAAGCTGAAGCTGCTATACACGATTTTCTTAGTAAATAA